A stretch of Alkalicella caledoniensis DNA encodes these proteins:
- a CDS encoding ABC transporter ATP-binding protein: MISAKDLEFSYKDKTVIKSVNIEVCKGQILSLVGPNGAGKSTLLKCMNGLLKPTKGIVEIDGKYIEKYSSVELARSVSYVPQAEPAAFPITVFDAILLGRRPYLNWYPKQSDLNIVTDVIKRMGLEKLAMQDINKVSGGERQKVIIAKAIVQEPKILLFDEPSTYLDLKYQLTMMQFIRELVDEKKICAIITTHDLNLALMFSDQLAVLKDGRIFAAGAPSILTEDVVREVYEVQSHIHTQDNKAFVVPLKAM; encoded by the coding sequence ATGATAAGTGCTAAAGATCTAGAATTTAGCTACAAAGATAAAACTGTGATTAAATCCGTCAATATTGAAGTGTGTAAGGGGCAAATCTTGTCTTTAGTTGGCCCTAACGGTGCTGGCAAATCAACCTTATTAAAATGTATGAACGGATTATTAAAGCCTACCAAAGGCATAGTGGAAATTGATGGGAAGTATATTGAGAAGTATTCATCAGTGGAACTAGCTAGATCAGTGTCCTATGTACCACAAGCTGAACCTGCTGCTTTTCCTATAACTGTTTTTGACGCTATATTACTAGGTAGACGTCCATATTTAAACTGGTATCCTAAACAATCTGATCTGAATATAGTTACCGATGTTATTAAACGAATGGGCTTAGAAAAACTAGCTATGCAAGATATTAATAAAGTAAGTGGTGGAGAACGTCAAAAAGTTATAATAGCAAAGGCCATAGTTCAAGAACCAAAGATTCTTTTGTTCGATGAACCTAGTACCTACCTAGACTTAAAATATCAATTAACAATGATGCAATTTATCCGTGAATTAGTGGATGAGAAAAAGATTTGTGCTATTATCACTACCCATGATCTAAACCTTGCCCTAATGTTTTCTGATCAATTAGCAGTATTAAAAGATGGTAGAATCTTTGCAGCTGGGGCACCTAGTATTCTTACTGAAGACGTAGTAAGAGAGGTTTATGAAGTACAGTCCCATATACATACACAAGATAATAAAGCCTTCGTAGTGCCACTAAAGGCTATGTAA
- a CDS encoding FecCD family ABC transporter permease: MEWSIKEYMYITSKTNTENISKGLDIQTNYTKHIQKKIAMLCLLTVLLFAVGLVGLSLGGSSYTVRESWEALRGGLSFSNSDVVNTRHNIIWKLRVPRVMMAIIGGAGLAFSGVVMQTILKNPLASPFTLGISSAASFGAALAIIMRTGFLGIFDITLPYDYLITGNAFTFSLICTMIIYGLTKLQKVSSETIILLGVAMMNLFSAATSFLQYLGDPDELASLTYWMFGSLSKVTWSKLHITCLLVIPIILLIYRRAWDLNSLMLGEESAKSTGINVERLRLTCFILTSLVTAVVVSFLGPIGFIGLVAPHLGRILFGGDHRFLIPASSLLGALLLLLADTIARTLLAPVVIPVGIITSFVGVPLLIYLMMRRRTEHW, from the coding sequence ATGGAATGGAGTATAAAGGAATATATGTATATAACCAGTAAGACAAATACAGAAAATATCAGTAAAGGTTTAGATATACAGACTAATTATACAAAGCATATCCAGAAAAAGATTGCTATGCTTTGTTTACTAACTGTTCTTCTGTTTGCTGTGGGGCTAGTAGGTCTTTCCTTAGGAGGCTCATCGTACACTGTCAGAGAAAGTTGGGAAGCACTTCGCGGGGGTTTATCATTTAGTAATTCTGATGTTGTCAATACCAGGCACAATATAATCTGGAAATTACGGGTACCTAGGGTAATGATGGCCATTATAGGGGGTGCTGGATTAGCATTTTCAGGAGTAGTTATGCAGACTATATTAAAGAACCCTTTGGCATCTCCGTTTACATTGGGGATATCCTCCGCAGCTTCCTTTGGAGCAGCCCTTGCAATTATTATGAGGACAGGGTTTTTGGGGATTTTTGATATTACCTTGCCCTACGACTACCTAATCACTGGAAATGCCTTTACCTTTTCTTTGATTTGCACCATGATTATTTATGGTTTAACAAAATTACAGAAGGTAAGTTCTGAAACCATTATCTTACTAGGTGTTGCGATGATGAACTTGTTTTCAGCAGCCACTTCTTTTTTACAATACTTAGGGGATCCCGATGAGCTGGCATCGTTAACTTACTGGATGTTTGGTAGTCTATCCAAAGTTACTTGGAGTAAGCTTCACATCACATGCCTTTTAGTAATTCCTATAATATTACTGATATATCGAAGGGCTTGGGATCTTAATTCTCTGATGCTAGGGGAGGAGTCAGCAAAAAGTACAGGTATTAACGTTGAAAGGCTAAGACTTACTTGTTTTATCCTTACTTCCCTAGTTACTGCCGTAGTTGTTAGTTTTTTGGGCCCTATTGGTTTCATAGGCTTAGTGGCACCACATTTAGGACGGATTCTTTTTGGAGGGGACCATCGTTTCCTGATTCCTGCATCATCCTTGCTGGGCGCATTGTTATTGCTACTGGCAGATACAATTGCTAGAACTTTATTAGCTCCAGTAGTTATACCAGTTGGTATAATAACCTCCTTTGTAGGAGTACCATTATTGATATACTTAATGATGAGAAGGAGGACAGAGCATTGGTAA
- a CDS encoding ABC transporter substrate-binding protein produces MKVFRKIIILLLITVFLVGCYQGEQVIREDEQYKSVTITDASGKDITITQPIERVAILDHGTAEILRALGVIDLIVGNYQALDDNPFYPELQGVPVVATHSEINFEKLAEVEPQMVFSSVRAHGVVTENEHLENFNIIDIKLNLRNPEVIKDEVILLGKLFGKEEKAQELVDFYNKYEKIIESIIADVAPEDRATVFVEHHGGDFKTGAPGSRFYEQTILAGAINIAEGLSGEPQVSDEWVAEINPDVFLREASGFGYHVTSNDNAKIIHQEIINRPALENTKAVQNNSVYLIGVDIYSRPGYIVGVSYLASWLYPDLFADFDPEVVHKEYLELFHHGMEYKGIYVYNQ; encoded by the coding sequence ATGAAAGTTTTTAGGAAGATAATAATTCTACTACTAATAACAGTCTTTTTAGTTGGATGTTACCAGGGAGAACAAGTTATTCGAGAAGACGAACAGTATAAGAGCGTAACGATCACAGATGCATCAGGGAAAGATATTACAATAACTCAGCCCATCGAAAGGGTGGCAATTTTAGATCATGGAACGGCGGAAATATTGAGGGCACTAGGGGTTATAGATTTAATTGTTGGGAACTATCAAGCACTTGATGATAATCCCTTTTACCCAGAACTTCAAGGAGTACCAGTGGTTGCCACACACTCCGAGATAAACTTTGAAAAATTAGCTGAGGTTGAACCACAAATGGTTTTCTCGTCTGTTAGAGCTCATGGTGTTGTTACGGAAAATGAACATCTAGAGAATTTTAACATTATTGATATTAAACTTAACCTACGTAATCCTGAAGTAATTAAAGATGAAGTTATACTTTTAGGGAAGCTATTTGGAAAGGAAGAAAAGGCCCAAGAACTAGTAGACTTTTATAATAAGTACGAAAAAATAATTGAAAGCATCATAGCAGATGTAGCTCCAGAAGACCGAGCAACGGTATTTGTGGAGCACCACGGTGGTGATTTTAAAACTGGGGCCCCTGGTTCTAGATTTTATGAGCAAACTATATTAGCTGGTGCAATTAACATTGCTGAGGGCTTATCTGGTGAGCCTCAAGTAAGTGATGAATGGGTAGCTGAAATTAACCCAGATGTTTTTTTAAGGGAAGCTTCTGGGTTTGGGTATCATGTCACTTCCAATGATAATGCAAAAATAATACATCAGGAAATCATTAACAGGCCAGCTTTAGAAAATACAAAGGCTGTCCAAAATAACTCAGTATACTTAATAGGAGTAGATATTTATTCCCGCCCAGGATATATAGTAGGTGTAAGTTATCTTGCGAGCTGGCTTTATCCTGATTTGTTTGCAGACTTTGATCCAGAGGTAGTACACAAAGAGTATTTAGAACTGTTTCATCATGGAATGGAGTATAAAGGAATATATGTATATAACCAGTAA
- the hypB gene encoding hydrogenase nickel incorporation protein HypB codes for MEDYKVIKVKKSVYENNNLEAEKVRERLKSEKTFLLNLMSSPGSGKTTTVVRTIKSLKDKMKMGVIEADIDSYVDAEKVAKAGAKAIQLQTGGMCHIDAIISRDGLDSIGSQELDFVIIENIGNLVCPASYDLGACKNAMILSVPEGDDKPLKYPKMFSTVDALIINKIDTMEYFDFDLEAVRKRVKEMNPNIEVFEISAKTGQGFDQWTQWLERNITQWNR; via the coding sequence ATGGAAGATTATAAAGTAATTAAAGTCAAAAAGAGTGTATATGAAAATAACAATTTAGAAGCTGAAAAAGTTAGAGAAAGACTTAAATCCGAGAAAACCTTTTTATTAAACCTAATGTCCTCCCCTGGATCAGGTAAAACCACAACCGTTGTCCGGACCATCAAATCCCTAAAGGATAAGATGAAAATGGGAGTTATAGAAGCAGACATCGACTCCTATGTGGATGCTGAGAAGGTTGCAAAAGCTGGAGCTAAAGCTATTCAGCTCCAAACAGGTGGGATGTGTCATATAGACGCTATAATCTCAAGGGATGGTCTAGACTCCATAGGTAGCCAAGAATTAGATTTTGTTATCATAGAAAACATCGGTAATCTGGTATGTCCTGCTTCATATGATTTAGGAGCTTGTAAAAATGCCATGATCCTAAGTGTCCCAGAAGGTGATGATAAGCCACTAAAATACCCAAAAATGTTTTCTACAGTAGACGCTTTAATAATCAATAAAATAGATACCATGGAGTATTTTGATTTTGATCTAGAGGCAGTTAGAAAGAGAGTAAAAGAAATGAATCCCAACATTGAGGTATTTGAAATCTCCGCTAAAACTGGTCAAGGTTTTGACCAGTGGACTCAGTGGCTAGAAAGGAATATAACTCAGTGGAATAGATAA
- a CDS encoding hydrogenase maturation nickel metallochaperone HypA — protein MHELGVVMEVVKNVEQIAKDNKLTKIHTLVLQIGELSSMIPRYIEACYPAAVDGTILENTKLEIEVLPGNAICKQCNNVFNIIKCDGKCSNCQEQSWELLCGKEFMIKEIIAC, from the coding sequence TTGCATGAATTAGGTGTTGTGATGGAAGTTGTAAAAAACGTTGAACAAATAGCCAAGGATAATAAGTTAACTAAAATCCACACTTTGGTACTTCAAATTGGTGAGTTATCATCTATGATACCTAGATATATTGAAGCATGTTACCCCGCAGCAGTGGATGGTACCATATTGGAAAACACAAAATTAGAGATTGAAGTCTTACCTGGCAATGCTATCTGTAAACAGTGCAATAATGTTTTTAACATTATCAAATGTGACGGAAAGTGTTCAAACTGTCAGGAACAAAGCTGGGAACTGTTATGTGGTAAAGAGTTTATGATAAAAGAAATTATAGCTTGTTAA